A part of Miscanthus floridulus cultivar M001 chromosome 6, ASM1932011v1, whole genome shotgun sequence genomic DNA contains:
- the LOC136457542 gene encoding probable WRKY transcription factor 12 — MFPSPGRAVMALGHGGQHMTSSSTTGGAGMAASSSSTPTITFAFQPSPPPTSALALALDHRGVLGYGTSLLLDHHHPTTTTTTSSASSSHAASSTTLHHHLHGHAAAPHASLSPPTTRASTPPPPHPWSTTTACEEGPAPHDRQAGQGGRPPRGKGAAVISEGSAALGVGAVRMKKAGGGGGGGKARRKVREPRFCFKTMSDVDVLDDGYKWRKYGQKVVKNTQHPRSYYRCTQDNCRVKKRVERLAEDPRMVITTYEGRHVHSPSRDDEDDAARANAEMNFIW, encoded by the exons ATGTTCCCGTCGCCAGGGAGGGCGGTGATGGCGCTGGGCCACGGTGGCCAGCATATGACCTCGTCGTCCACCACCGGCGGCGCCGGCATGgcggcctcctcgtcctccaccccCACCATAACCTTCGCGTTCCAACCGTCCCCTCCGCCGACaagcgccctcgccctcgccctggaCCACCGTGGCGTGCTAGGTTACGGGACCTCCCTTCTCCTGGACCACCATCacccaaccaccaccaccaccacctcctcggcCTCTTCCTCGCACGCGGCTTCGTCCACcaccctccaccaccacctccatggCCATGCAGCAGCGCCGCACGCTTCCCTTTCCCCTCCCACCACGAGGGCgtcgactcctcctcctcctcacccaTG GTCGACGACGACGGCCTGCGAAGAAGGGCCGGCGCCGCATGATCGCCAAGCAGGCCAAGGCGGCAGGCCGCCGAGGGGGAAGGGAGCTGCGGTGATCAGCGAGGGGTCGGCGGCGCTGGGGGTGGGCGCCGTGAGGATGAAgaaggcgggcggcggcggcggcggagggaagGCGAGGCGGAAGGTGCGCGAACCGCGGTTCTGCTTCAAGACGATGAGCGACGTCGACGTGCTCGACGACGGCTATAAGTGGCGCAAGTACGGCCAGAAGGTCGTCAAGAACACGCAGCACCCAAG GAGCTACTACCGGTGCACGCAGGACAACTGCCGGGTGAAGAAGCGGGTGGAGCGGCTAGCTGAGGACCCCCGCATGGTCATCACCACATACGAGGGTCGCCACGTCCACTCCCCGTCCCGCGACGATGAAGACGACGCCGCGCGCGCCAACGCCGAGATGAACTTCATCTGGTAG